A genome region from Macaca nemestrina isolate mMacNem1 chromosome 20, mMacNem.hap1, whole genome shotgun sequence includes the following:
- the C20H19orf53 gene encoding leydig cell tumor 10 kDa protein homolog → MAQGQRKFQAHKPAKSKTAAAASEKNRGPRKGGRVIAPKKARVVQQQKLKKNLEVGIRKKIEHDVVMKASSSLPKKLALLKAPAKKNGAAAATSSKTPS, encoded by the exons ATGGCGCAGGGGCAGCGCAAGTTCCAGGCGCACAAGCCCGCAAAGAGCAAGACAGCAGCGGCGGCCTCTGAAAAGAATCGGGGCCCGAGAAAAGGCG GTCGTGTTATCGCTCCCAAGAAGGCGCGCGTCGTGCAGCAGCAAAAGCTCAAGAAG AACCTGGAAGTCGGGATCCGGAAGAAGATCGAACATGACGTGGTGATGAAAGCCAGCAGCAGCCTGCCCAAGAAGCTGGCCCTGCTGAAGGCCCCGGCCAAGAAGAATGGGGCGGCTGCCGCCACCTCCTCCAAGACACCTTCCTGA
- the LOC105499560 gene encoding methylthioribose-1-phosphate isomerase isoform X1, translating to MSLFPGEAPPPQVRAELPLLVSCAGLGYCTMTLDAIRYSRGSLQILDQLLLPQQSRYEAVGSVRQAWEAIRAMKVRGAPAIALVGCLSLAVELQAGAGGPGLAALVAFVRDKLSFLVTSRPTAVNMARAARDLADAAAREAEREGATEEAVRERVIRCAEDMLEKDLRDNRSIGDLGARHLLERVAPSRGKVTVLTHCNTGALATAGYGTALGVIRSLHSLGRLEHAFCTETRPYNQGARLTAFELVYEQIPATLIADSMVAAAMAHRGVSAVVVGADRVVANGDTANKVGTYQLAIVAKHHGIPFYVAAPSSSCDLRLETGKEIIIEERPAQELTDVNGVRIAAPGIGVWNPAFDVTPHDLITGGIITELGVFAPEELRAALTTTISSRNGTLDGPQM from the exons ATGTCCCTTTTTCCGGGGGAGGCCCCGCCCCCGCAAGTGCGCGCAGAACTCCCACTCCTCGTGAGTTGTGCTGGGCTTGGTTACTGCACCATGACCCTGGACGCGATCCGCTACTCGCGGGGCTCCCTGCAGATCCTAGACCAGCTGCTGCTGCCCCAGCAGAGCCGCTACGAGGCGGTGGGCTCGGTGCGCCAGGCCTGGGAAGCCATCCGCGCCATGAAG GTGCGGGGCGCCCCGGCCATAGCCCTGGTGGGCTGTCTCAGTCTCGCCGTGGAGCTGCAGGCGGGCGCCGGGGGTCCAGGACTCGCCGCACTCGTGGCCTTCGTGCGCGACAAGCTGAGCTTCCTCGTCACCTCCAGGCCCACCGCTGTCAACATGGCCCGCGCCGCCCGCGACCTGGCTGACGCTGCAGCCCGGGAGGCCGAGCGGGAGGGCGCTACGGAAGAGGCGGTTCGGGAGAG AGTGATCCGCTGCGCCGAGGACATGCTGGAGAAAGACCTCAGAGACAACCGAAGCATTGGGGACCTGGGAGCCCGCCACCTCCTGGAGCGGGTGGCCCCCAGCCGTGGCAAGGTGACTGTGCTGACCCACTGTAACACCGGTGCTCTGGCCACCGCTGGCTATGGTACAGCCCTAG GTGTGATCCGCTCACTGCATAGCCTGGGCCGCCTGGAGCATGCCTTCTGCACAGAGACCCGGCCCTACAACCAGGGAGCCCGGCTGACGGCCTTTGAGCTGGTCTATGAGCAGATCCCTGCCACCCTTATCGCCGACAGCATGGTGGCTGCTGCCATGGCCCATAGGGGCGTGTCAG CCGTGGTCGTGGGAGCTGACCGCGTGGTTGCCAACGGTGACACAGCCAACAAGGTGGGCACCTACCAGCTGGCCATTGTCGCCAAGCACCACGGCATTCCCTTCTACGTGGCTGCCCCCAGCTCCTCATGTGACCTCCGTCTGGAGACCGGCAAGGAGATCATTATTGAAGAGCGACCAGCCCAGGAGCTGACTGATGTTAATGGGGTCCGGATTGCTGCACCCG GGATTGGAGTTTGGAATCCTGCCTTCGATGTCACCCCCCATGACCTCATCACTGGCGGCATCATCACAGAACTGGGGGTCTTTGCCCCTGAGGAGCTCCGGGCAGCCCTAACCACCACCATCTCTTCCAGGAATGGAACCCTAGATGGACCCCAGATGTAA
- the LOC105499560 gene encoding methylthioribose-1-phosphate isomerase isoform X2 — protein MSLFPGEAPPPQVRAELPLLVSCAGLGYCTMTLDAIRYSRGSLQILDQLLLPQQSRYEAVGSVRQAWEAIRAMKVRGAPAIALVGCLSLAVELQAGAGGPGLAALVAFVRDKLSFLVTSRPTAVNMARAARDLADAAAREAEREGATEEAVRERRETEVCEHWEEHTRQRELPLRRPLGGTVLGVIRSLHSLGRLEHAFCTETRPYNQGARLTAFELVYEQIPATLIADSMVAAAMAHRGVSAVVVGADRVVANGDTANKVGTYQLAIVAKHHGIPFYVAAPSSSCDLRLETGKEIIIEERPAQELTDVNGVRIAAPGIGVWNPAFDVTPHDLITGGIITELGVFAPEELRAALTTTISSRNGTLDGPQM, from the exons ATGTCCCTTTTTCCGGGGGAGGCCCCGCCCCCGCAAGTGCGCGCAGAACTCCCACTCCTCGTGAGTTGTGCTGGGCTTGGTTACTGCACCATGACCCTGGACGCGATCCGCTACTCGCGGGGCTCCCTGCAGATCCTAGACCAGCTGCTGCTGCCCCAGCAGAGCCGCTACGAGGCGGTGGGCTCGGTGCGCCAGGCCTGGGAAGCCATCCGCGCCATGAAG GTGCGGGGCGCCCCGGCCATAGCCCTGGTGGGCTGTCTCAGTCTCGCCGTGGAGCTGCAGGCGGGCGCCGGGGGTCCAGGACTCGCCGCACTCGTGGCCTTCGTGCGCGACAAGCTGAGCTTCCTCGTCACCTCCAGGCCCACCGCTGTCAACATGGCCCGCGCCGCCCGCGACCTGGCTGACGCTGCAGCCCGGGAGGCCGAGCGGGAGGGCGCTACGGAAGAGGCGGTTCGGGAGAG ACGTGAAACAGAGGTATGTGAGCACTGGGAAGAGCATACCAGGCAGAGAGAACTGCCACTGCGAAGGCCCCTGGGTGGGACTGTGCTCG GTGTGATCCGCTCACTGCATAGCCTGGGCCGCCTGGAGCATGCCTTCTGCACAGAGACCCGGCCCTACAACCAGGGAGCCCGGCTGACGGCCTTTGAGCTGGTCTATGAGCAGATCCCTGCCACCCTTATCGCCGACAGCATGGTGGCTGCTGCCATGGCCCATAGGGGCGTGTCAG CCGTGGTCGTGGGAGCTGACCGCGTGGTTGCCAACGGTGACACAGCCAACAAGGTGGGCACCTACCAGCTGGCCATTGTCGCCAAGCACCACGGCATTCCCTTCTACGTGGCTGCCCCCAGCTCCTCATGTGACCTCCGTCTGGAGACCGGCAAGGAGATCATTATTGAAGAGCGACCAGCCCAGGAGCTGACTGATGTTAATGGGGTCCGGATTGCTGCACCCG GGATTGGAGTTTGGAATCCTGCCTTCGATGTCACCCCCCATGACCTCATCACTGGCGGCATCATCACAGAACTGGGGGTCTTTGCCCCTGAGGAGCTCCGGGCAGCCCTAACCACCACCATCTCTTCCAGGAATGGAACCCTAGATGGACCCCAGATGTAA